One genomic window of Cannabis sativa cultivar Pink pepper isolate KNU-18-1 chromosome 2, ASM2916894v1, whole genome shotgun sequence includes the following:
- the LOC115719812 gene encoding G-type lectin S-receptor-like serine/threonine-protein kinase SD1-1, with protein sequence MVLNGLVSVTSREIGALQVEEQQVWESYYRIPGDKCDIYGTCGANSKCTLMDDKPICQCLQGFEPKNQNNLSQGCMRNSFVSCNDKEKDVFYLTTELKVPETKYTWASKSMKLDECNAKCISNCSCSAYGYNSNLDGSISDLAIGTECVLWFGDLFDTRNPKGYGRKQNVYLRIPFSTTAPKETRVGSNGNYSKVKKAVIIIAVILFIGLVLIGYYIYRRRCINATNNYCARNESEDDDMELPLFNICTISTATNNFSEANKLGEGGFGPVYKVSSHLYY encoded by the exons atggttttaaacggactagtaagtgtgacgtctcgggaaatcggggcgttacaggTAGAAGAACAACAAGTATGGGAATCTTATTACAGAATTCCAGGAGATAAGTGTGACATTTATGGCACTTGTGGAGCTAATTCTAAATGTACATTAATGGATGATAAACCAATCTGCCAATGTTTACAAGGTTTTGAACCAAagaatcaaaataatttgtcacAAGGATGTATGAGGAACAGTTTTGTGAGCTGTAATGATAAAGAGAAAGATGTGTTCTATTTAACTACTGAGTTGAAAGTGCCCGAAACTAAGTATACTTGGGCGAGTAAAAGCATGAAACTCGACGAATGCAATGCTAAATGCATAAGCAACTGCTCTTGTTCGGcgtatggttataattccaatttAGATGGTAGTATTTCCGATTTAGCTATAGGCACCGAGTGTGTACTATGGTTCGGGGATTTGTTCGATACTCGAAATCCCAAGGGTTATGGCCGAAAACAAAATGTTTATCTTCGAATACCCTTTTCAACAACAG CTCCAAAAGAAACACGTGTTGGTAGTAATGGTAATTATTCCAAGGTGAAGAAAGCAGTGATAATTATTGCTGTCATTCTCTTCATCGGACTAGTTTTGATTGGCTATTACATTTACAGGAGGAGATGCATTAATG CCACTAATAATTATTGTGCAAGAAACGAAAGCGAAGATGATGACATGGAGCTTCCATTGTTCAACATATGTACAATTAGTACTGCCACTAATAATTTTTCAGAGGCTAATAAGCTTGGAGAGGGTGGTTTTGGACCTGTATACAAAGTAAGTtctcatttatattattaa
- the LOC115719814 gene encoding uncharacterized protein LOC115719814 produces the protein MIHHANIYTSQPSLLADSYEGFERENVKEWYFFSPRVRKNGIRATRKAHLGFWRMSQSAKPIQHNGVDIGLKSVLNFYMGSNKKSIKTEWIMHEYIIIDDNNDSNNSKNDFALCKIYKNPKKYNSNKDEEQQLGAQNQQEELQTTDEQQQYYHHQQSQPQLQSQPFICNDHYQPQPQSESCSYNNVYNQPQSQLCTNEELLSHNDHYQLQLQQQQQPQTHTFIQQSDEDSLSHNGQYQLQQQQLLIQQSDQSTNEELFSHNDHYQLQLQQQQQQQPETQTFIQQSDEESLLCNGQYQLQQQLLIQQSDQGTNEELLFHNDDYQLQLHQQLQPQTQTFIQQSDEESLSHNGQYQSQQQQLQFIQQSDQSTNEDESLLYYGYDPISLFSTGQYLT, from the exons ATGATTCATCATGCTAACATCTATACTTCCCAACCATCATTATTGgcag ATTCTTACGAAGGTTTTGAAAGAGAAAATGTGAAAGAATGGTACTTTTTTAGCCCGAGAGTACGCAAAAATGGAATTCGTGCTACTCGAAAAGCACACTTAGGCTTTTGGAGAATGTCTCAATCAGCAAAGCCAATCCAACATAATGGCGTAGACATTGGCCTAAAAAGTGTTCTCAATTTTTATATGGGGAGCAATAAAAAGAGCATCAAGACAGAATGGATTATGCACGAGTACATAATAATCGACGACAATAACGATTCGAATAATAGTAAAAATGATTTTGCTTTGtgcaaaatatacaaaaatccaaagaaatataatagtaataaagATGAGGAGCAGCAACTAGGAGCTCAAAATCAACAAGAAGAACTACAAACAACCGATGAACAACAACAATATTATCATCATCAACAATCACAACCGCAACTGCAATCACAACCATTCATATGCAATGATCATTATCAACCGCAACCACAATCAGAATCGTGTTCATACAATAATGTTTATAATCAACCACAATCACAGCTCTGTACAAATGAAGAACTCCTTTCGCACAACGATCATTATCAATTACAattacaacaacaacaacaaccgcaaacacatacattcatacAACAAAGTGATGAAGACTCTCTTTCACACAATGGTCAATATCaactacaacaacaacaattgcTCATACAACAAAGTGACCAGAGTACAAATGAAGAACTCTTTTCACACAATGATCATTATCAATTACAATTACAACAGCAACAGCAACAGCAACCAGAAACACAAACATTTATACAACAAAGTGATGAAGAATCCCTTTTATGCAATGGTCAATATCAACTACAACAACAATTGCTCATACAACAAAGTGACCAGGGTACAAATGAAGAACTCCTTTTTCACAACGATGATTATCAATTACAATTACATCAGCAACTGCAACCACAAACACAGACATTCATACAGCAAAGCGATGAAGAATCCCTTTCACACAATGGTCAATATcaatcacaacaacaacaactgcAGTTCATACAACAAAGTGACCAGAGTACTAACGAAGATGAATCCCTTTTATATTATGGTTATGATCCCATTAGTTTGTTTTCTACTGGACAATACCTCACttaa
- the LOC115719813 gene encoding uncharacterized protein LOC115719813, translating into MIHHVNIYTSQPSLLADSYEGFERENVKEWYFFSPRVSKNGIRATRKAHLGFWRMSQSAKPIQHNGIDIGLKSVLNFHMGSNKKSIKTEWIMHEYIIIDDNNDSNNSKNDFALCKIYKNPKKYKSNKDEEQQLGAQNQQEELQTTDEQQQYYHHQQSQPQLQSQPFICNDHYQPQPQSESCSYNNVYNQPQSQPYTNEELLSHNDHYQLQLQQQQQPQTHTFIQQSDEESLSHNGQYQVQQQHLLIQQSDLSTNEELLSHNDHYQLQLQQQQQPETQTFIQQSDEESFSRNGQYQLQQQQLLIQHSDQSTNEELLSHNGDYQLQLQQQQQPEIQIFIQQNDEEFLLRNVEYQLQQQPQFIQQSDQSTNEELFFYNGDYQSQLHQQLQLQPQTQTFIQQSDEESLSHNGQYQPQQQLQFIQQDDQSTNEDESLLYYGYDPISLFSTGQYLT; encoded by the exons ATGATTCATCATGTTAACATCTATACTTCCCAACCATCATTATTGgcag ATTCTTACGAAGGTTTTGAAAGAGAAAATGTGAAAGAATGGTACTTTTTTAGCCCGAGAGTATCCAAAAATGGAATTCGTGCTACTCGAAAAGCACACTTAGGCTTTTGGAGAATGTCTCAATCAGCTAAGCCAATCCAACATAATGGCATTGACATTGGCCTAAAAAGTGTTCTCAATTTTCATATGGGAAGCAATAAAAAGAGCATCAAGACAGAATGGATTATGCACGAGTACATAATAATCGACGACAATAACGATTCGAATAATAGTAAAAATGATTTTGCTTTGtgcaaaatatacaaaaatccaaagaaatataaaagtaataaagaTGAGGAGCAGCAACTAGGAGCTCAAAATCAACAAGAAGAACTACAAACAACCGATGAACAACAACAATATTATCATCATCAACAATCACAACCGCAACTGCAATCACAACCATTCATATGCAATGATCATTATCAACCGCAACCACAATCAGAATCGTGTTCATACAATAATGTTTATAATCAACCACAATCACAGCCCTATACAAATGAAGAACTCCTTTCGCACAACGATCATTATCAATTACAAttacaacagcaacaacaaccgcaaacacatacattcatacAACAAAGTGATGAAGAATCCCTTTCACACAATGGTCAATATCAAGTACAACAACAACACTTGCTCATACAACAAAGTGACCTGAGTACAAATGAAGAACTCCTTTCACACAATGATCATTATCAATTACAATTACAACAGCAACAGCAACCAGAAACACAGACATTTATACAACAAAGTGATGAAGAATCCTTTTCACGCAATGGTCAATATCaactacaacaacaacaattgcTCATACAACACAGTGACCAGAGTACAAATGAAGAACTCCTTTCCCACAATGGTGATTATCAATTACAAttacaacagcaacaacaaccagaAATACAGATATTTATACAACAAAATGATGAAGAATTCCTTTTACGCAATGTTGAATATCAACTACAACAACAACCACAGTTCATACAACAAAGTGACCAGAGTACAAATGAAGAACTCTTTTTTTACAACGGTGATTATCAATCACAATTACATCAGCAACTGCAACTGCAACCACAAACACAGACATTCATACAGCAAAGCGATGAAGAATCCCTTTCACACAATGGTCAATATCAACCACAACAACAATTGCAGTTCATACAACAAGATGATCAGAGTACTAACGAAGATGAATCCCTTTTATATTATGGTTATGATCCCATTAGTTTGTTTTCTACTGGACAATACCTCACttaa
- the LOC133034664 gene encoding uncharacterized protein LOC133034664 yields the protein MESGQETQCLNKGTEIVERKDIPFLVFYNGKFDDRMNYENYEASGHYISANCNYEDLQQKLKDALECNQENTVLQLKYQVKEGYQPLRIKDDQSLHFYIQLKLKDPDFTTYPMCVNVINNPTTTIDATFFGNDNSLITHRSAFQPIEYNAATTEDSTNQQHIIEARVPEFGEESFDFMDYAKLVAEEMVEQLENNRKKEPEITDYDELLITDPHHPEIEEAQIYKDKETLQSVLGFYAIRNNFQFRVKKSCAKTYKICCLDPKCKWALTASRNGPTKSFIIRKYDRKVIHTCDLNIRFADKRQATTKLIGNYIKPRFTNIKTTQTPQDIRGEMKHKYGVRMNYMKAWRSKEHAQEELRGKANESYGVLARFFAHVAKN from the exons atg GAATCTGGACAGGAAACACAATGCTTGAACAAAGGAACAGAGATAGTA GAAAGgaaagacattccattcctagtcttctacaatggaaaattcgatgatcgaatgaattatgaaaattatgaagccaGTGGACACTACATTTCTGCCAATTGTAACTATGAAGATTTGCAACAGAAACTCAAAGATGCCCTggaatgcaaccaagaaaacactgttttgcaactgaaatatcaagtgaaggaaggataccaaccattgaggataaaggatgatcaaagcctgcatttctacatacaactcaaactgaaagaccccgacttcacaacatacccaatgtgtgtgaatgtcatcaacaacccaacaacaaccatcGATGCAACATTCTTTggaaatgacaattcattaattacacatagaagcgccttccaaccaatcgaatacaatgcagcaacaacagaagactcaacaaatcaacaacatatAATTGAAGCAAGAGTACCGGAATTTGGGgaagaaagttttgacttcatggactatgcaaaacttgtggcagaggaaatggttgagcaactggaaaacaacagaaaaaaggaaccagaaatcacagattatgACGAACTACTAATCACAGATCCGCATCATCCagaaatagaagaagcacaaatatacaaagacaaagaaacactgcagagcgtgcttggtttctatgcaattaggaacaacttccaattcagagttaaaaaatcatgtgcaaaaacatacaagatttgttgtttggatccaaaatgcaagtgggcactaacagcatccagaaacgggccaacaaagtcattcatcattcgaaagtacgacagaaaggtgatacacacttgtgatctaaacatcagatttgccgacaagagacaagctacaacgaaattgattggaaactacatcaagccacggttcaccaacataaaaacaactcaaacgccacaagacatcagaggagaaatgaaacacaagtatggggtaagaatgaactacatgaaagcatggagaagcaaagagCACGCGCAAGAAGAATTACGAGGAAAAGCCAACGAATCATACGGAGTTCTTGCCCGGTTTTTTGCACATGTTGCAAAAAACTAA
- the LOC115702546 gene encoding uncharacterized protein LOC115702546 yields the protein MAITRSSSSPSPVLKKKSKMGKKSLANKSKGKRPIIDDFDSDFEAPMPKRVKPTSSKKSKLNLEESSLPEISGKKFQKPVTHSADRTEVWDCKFSPSDFYRSKCVCTSVYSVINNIKNTLSVNLLSLFRQTQFGHFLDMPEFVFHPQVVHSLLLREVLQPNPKEFWAKVAGRCIRFSAEEFYLISGLDCFGDCNKLLFSQETNQLVETCFRGVKTIDNKAIEDAFLGSRWGLDESIGLKMAVLYFIQCFLLSNTPDKEVSRFVLDIVDSGRWDEYCWGRESFELTIDSFKGRIEHGIIMKNRKAEKGGQYDGWYRALGCPWVFTVWFYECCPAMVNSLRKRVSSSIPVIRTRSNTIVTKNPTLRDLKGKIFDLPLEKLKIKNMRPTDEERQQLQLDGLFLDESIDERGVVKQSFEGGSSSKKSDSADIDWMKSKLEMLSSNQSSLAEDFISLRCFVDFNFKSVMTVIKDIQEKVNAIHRRPSDEGKSSDELVTQDSDDDPDDDDDDDDAEDDDKQLPDPENIDSDSDDGGELVKVGGDADDADKAVTAVPSADVNPSEDVGGSDKNVKDVEKPKGDESRLKGDDFFDGLSQLVIDDDQVVLAGLEAVAKINVPAPNPDVVGEKSDAIHTDEETEDTVSDTPLLDKRKRAPALKSPFVDFGSADVGSTPMELMSSGSQSAGDDRDFKMVTYVKGLYALNDAFADPVSTEIEAKFDSWIGEGLLKHPRHYNCYEDGAKKFTPGFRLGVDYVEDKTWFYHLATCDMFMNDSHMNTIFYYLRKKGKYSSAVTLNFATTDCLFDDSIQALYHKFNKAKSMKTKMSHIHAAHPIAHYIRGMRIPCSKPWYEADHVLFIINLRRESHWVFGRLDVHERTLFLYNSLRTAKMNAAARNAMKAYSVLLPLFFDLLGFWKNRAQVPASVSDPTAPFRIVELSGLASQQKNDCGAYVAAFAEFFIHGKDVPADFDIEVYRTRLAALFYSYGQRKIDESIDSEDEKQSKSSKASKLKK from the exons ATGGCAATCACTCGGTCATCTTCATCCCCTTCTCCAGTTCTCAAAAAGAAATCAAAAATGGGCAAGAAATCTTTGGCCAACAAATCCAAGGGTAAACGCCCAATCATTGATGAttttgattctgattttgaagCTCCCATGCCGAAGCGTGTGAAACCCACTTCTTCGAAGAAATCGAAGCTGAACTTGGAGGAGTCCTCGCTTCCAGAAATTTCTGGGAAAAAATTTCAGAAACCTGTTACACATTCTGCAGATCGGACTGAG GTTTGGGACTGTAAATTTAGTCCTTCTGATTTTTACAGATCTAAGTGTGTGTGCACCAGTGTGTATTCTgtgataaataatattaaaaacactTTATCTGTTAATTTGCTTTCTTTGTTTCGTCAAACTCAGTTTGGGCATTTTCTGGATATGCCTGAGTTTGTTTTTCACCCACAAGTCGTTCATAGTTTACTACTAAGGGAAGTTTTACAGCCTAATCCTAAGGAGTTTTGGGCTAAGGTTGCTGGCCGTTGCATACGGTTTAGTGCCGAAGAATTTTACCTTATTTCTGGTTTAGATTGTTTCGGTGATtgcaacaagttgttgttttcacaggaaacaaatcaattggtagaaacatgtttccgtggtgtaaaaactattgacaacaaagccatcgaggatgcttttttgggtagtcggtggggtttggatgagtctattggtttgaaaatggctgttttgtatttcattcagtgttttcttcttagcaatACTCCTGACAAAGAAGTGTCTAGGTTTGTTCTAGATATAGTTGATAGCGGTCGGTGGGAtgagtattgttggggtagggaATCATTTGAATTGACAATTGACTCATTCAAAGGTAGGATTGAGCATGGGatcattatgaaaaatagaaaggcagagaagggaggccaatatgatggctggtatagggcattgggatgtccttgggtttttactgtttggttttatgaatgCTGTCCTGCAATGGTGAACTCTTTACGTAAGAGAGTTTCATCTTCTATTCCCGTGATTCGAACTCGGAGCAACACCAtcgtcaccaaaaatccaacccTTCGAGACTTGAAGGGCAAGATTTTTGATTTACCTTTGGAGAAG TTGAAGATAAAAAACATGCGTCCTACTGATGAAGAGAGGCAGCAGCTTCAACTTGACGGTCTATTTCTCGatgaatctattgatgaacGTGGTGTAGTGAAGCAATCCTTCGAGGGTGGCTCATCTTCAAAGAAGTCTGATTCAGCAGATATTGATTGGATGAAATCTAAGCTGGAGATGCTCAGTTCGAATCAATCATCATTGGCCGAGGACTTCATTTCGttgaggtgttttgttgattttaatttcaaatctgtaatgactgtaattaaggatatCCAAGAGAAGGTTAATGCCATTCATCGTCGTCCTTCTGACGAG GGAAAGTCATCGGATGAATTAGTAACtcaagattctgatgatgatcctgatgatgatgatgatgatgatgatgccgaGGATGATGACAAGCAATTGCCTGATCCagaaaatattgattccgactccgacgatggtggtgagttggttaaagttggTGGGGATGCTGATGATGCTGACAAGGCTGTTACTGCTGTCCCTTCTGCTGATGTGAATCCTTCTGAGGATGTTGGAGGGAGTGATAAAAATGTTAAGGATGTTGAGAAGCCGAAGGGCGATGAGTCTCGATTGAAGGGGGACGATTTCTTTGATGGGTTGAGCCAGCTTGTAATAGATGATGATCAAGTTGTGTTGGCTGGCTTGGAGGCTGTTGCTAAAATCAAT gtCCCCGCACCCAATCCAGATGTTGTTGGTGAAAAGTCAGATGCCATTCATACTGATGAAGAAACTGAGGATACTGTCTCTGATACACCTCTGTTGGATAAGAGGAAGCGTGCTCCGGCCTTGAAATCTCCATTTGTTGATTTCGGGTCTGCTGATGTTGGGAGCACTCCAATGGAGCTTATGTCCTCAGGTTCTCAGTCTGCTGGGGATGATAGGGATTTCAAAATGGTGACTTATGTGAAGGGCCTTTATGCTCTTAATGATGCTTTTGCTGATCCCGTATCTACCGAGATTGAGGCAAAATTTGACTCTTGGATTGGTGAAGGATTGCTTAAACATCCCAG GCATTATAATTGTTATGAAGACGGCGCAAAGAAATTTACCCCGGGTTTTAGGCtaggtgttgattatgttgaGGATAAAACTTGGTTTTACCATTTGGCCACATGCGACATGTTTATGAACGACTCG catatgaacaccatattctattaccttcggAAAAAAGGTAAGTATTCTTCCGCTGTGACGTTGAATTTCGCAACCACTGATTGTCTTTTTGATGATTCCATCCAAGCATTGTACCACAAATTTAACAAGGCCAAGTCAATGAAGACTAAGATGTCACACATTCACGCTGCCCACCCAATTGCGCATTACATCCGAGGTATGCGCATTCCCTGTTCCAAGCCTTGGTATGAAGCCGATCACGTGCTTTTCATCATCAATTTAAGAAGGGAAAGTCATTGGGTTTTTGGGCGTCTTGACGTGCACGAAAGGACGTTATTTCTGTACAATTCTTTGAGAACCGCGAAGATGAATGCCGCAGCTAGGAATGCGATGAAGGCTTATTCCGTGTTGTTGCCTTTGTTTTTCGATTTACTTGGGTTCTGGAAGAATAGAGCACAAGTTCCTGCCTCAGTTTCTGACCCTACAGCTCCATTCAGAATCGTGGAGCTTAGTGGTCTTGCGTCTCAGCAGAAGAA TGATTGTGGAGCATATGTTGCTGCCTTTGCTGAATTCTTTATACACGGAAAGGATGTCCCTGCAGACTTTGACATCGAAGTTTATCGAACCCGACTTGCTGCACTTTTCTACTCGTACGGACAAAGGAAAATTGACGAAAGTATTGATAGCGAGGATGAGAAGCAATCCAAGTCTTCTAAGGCATCTAAATTGAAGAAATAG